ATGACCGTACAAAACCGGAGCTAGACCTAGCCATAATACCTTTTTTAAATGAGGAACGCCCTTTTACTAGAGGCTTACCTATTGGCGGCAACGTAAGTGACGGTACAGCCATTTGGGCCGCCGGTTACCCATCATCATCTTGGCGACTTACTAATGGTGTGGTGAGTAATAGTCGTTTTATTATAGAAAACCAAAGATATATTGAACATACAGCCGAAATAGCCGGTGGTAACTTCGGTGGCCCATTATTAACACAAGATAGTAATGGAAACTTTACTATAGTAGGCGTTAATACCCGAAGGGATGATCCAGCCGTAAAGATTCCTAATAATAACAATAATCCTGCTATTACAGGCAGAGTTGCTGGCAATATTAATCAAAACTTTGCTATACCTGCTAGTACTTTAACTCAATTTTTAGCTACCTTCCAACGAGAATGGGAAAGAAGTTACAGAGACCCCGAATTATCAGATAAAATTTACCGTGTACAAATTGTACCAACCCAAAATCCAGCATCGCAGGCTTTAACAGAAGTAATCCCCCTATCTCAAAATTTATCAACCCAACCCAATGCCTCTCTTACTACTTTATTTCCCGATACTAATTTGCGTAATGCTGTAGCCCAAAGTTTAGGCCGTAATAGTAATCTTACAGGGCAAGCCTTAATTAATGCCTTAGCCGAGATAAGAGAGCTTAGGGCTGCTAACAAAAACATTAGTAATGCCGGCGGTATAGAGCATTTAACTGGGTTAATTGTTCTTGTGTTAAATAGTAACCGCTTAACTACTATCGACGTAAGCCGCCTTACACAGTTAAGCGAGCTTTATTTATGGGATAATCAACTAACTAGCCTTAATGTAAACAATAACACTAATTTAGCCTTGCTTAGTTTAAGTAGCAACAGGCTAACCAACCTTGATATAAGCAATAATACGCTGCTAAACTGGCTTGGTATTGCTAATATGCCCGGCCTTCATTTAAATGAGACTCGTTTACCTAATACAGTAATAAGGTAGTTTGGCTGTTTGCAGCTAACATTAAGGTAACTATAAATAGCTTCCTTAATTTGACTACTTTACGGCTAAATGTTATTATTTACTTATGCTTTATTCGCGCAGCCTATGGGTTAATTTGGCACATCTTTCGGTGCGTTTTAATTTATTTTTATTTTTATTTTTTTTATTGGGCTCTATAAACAATTTTACCGGCCCTACACAAACCTTATTAAGTTTTTTAATAAGATTCTTTTCTTTGGTGGCTTTTGCCAGCATATTAATGGTTTTTTTTCAATTATTTACCAATAAAACACGCAACAAACGTTTTAACTTTATGTTTAGGATAAAAATGTTTTTAATGCTGCTTTTTTCCATCTTTTCTTATTTTATTATCGATTTTATCAACACCATTTTAGGCAACGTTATTGGCGACCTTTAAAACAAGTTTATTAACTATTTATCGGCAAATTAAAATAATTTTAATTTGTTAATCTTTTGTTTAGCTCATTTACTTTCGATAATATATAAGTGGAGGGCTAGTTATGCTATTTAATATTAAAGATAAGGATTTTAAGAATAAATCTTTTTATCTTATTAAGTCGGGTGTTACCAAACCGGAGCAGCTGGCTGCTTATACTAAAGCCAGTTTATTGGGTAAAGAACCCTTAAAAAACTACCCCAGCAATTTAAGCAACCTTTCCTTGCAGCCTTATTTAAATAAAAACAAAGTTAAAAAAGAGGCCGTTCCCGCTAAAGCTTACCAGCAAAAAAAGATTGATTTTTTTTACATTAATGCCCTCGATCTTCATTGCTCCGTTATCAACAGCGTAAGCGCCTTTAGTAAAGAAAGCAGCCTTGATAGCGGTATCGTGGTTAATTTTTTAGCGGCTTAACGGCTTTAATATTTCATATGAAGCACCTTTAACTAAAAAAGTTTTATTTTAGTTAGGTAATTTAATATATAAGCACCTTCTTGATTAGCTAAATATATGGCTTCTAAATTTTATTAGCTTTACATAGCCGGTAATAAGCGGTATACTAAAGTTATGAAAAACTATGCCATCATTTTATCTTCTGGCAGCGGTGAGCGCACCGGCCTTAACCAGCCCAAACAGTTTCATAAGATAGCCGGTAAAACCATTATAGAACATACCCTAGATAGTTTTGAAAGGCATAACCAAATTGATGCCATTATTTTAGTAGTAGCCGAAAATTACTATGACTATCATCTGCAACTTATAACGGCTGCCGGCTACCAAAAGGTAATAAAAGTAGTTTGCGGCGGTAATAGCCGCCAGCAAAGCAGTTATCACGGCTTAATGGCTATAAATGAAACTGAAGCTCTTGTGCTTATCCACGATGCGGTGCGCCCTTTTATCCAAAGCACCACTATAACTAATGTGATTGAGGCCTTAACAACTTATAATGCCGTTGATACCGCCTTACCTTCGCCCGATACCCTTATTGAGGTAGATGGTAACGGTTTTATTAAAGCTATCCCACCACGTAAATATTTTATGCGCGGCCAAACGCCGCAGGGCTTTAAATTAAGCCTGATTAAAAAAGCTCATCAATTAGCCAATCAAGAAGGTAACACCACCGTAACCGATGACTGCGGCCTTATTTATTACTACAAGCTGGCTTCCATCAAAGTGGTGGCCGGTGATGACTTTAACCACAAAATTACCTACCCGGTTGATGTGGCTTTGGCCGATAAGCTTTTTCAGTTAAAATCGGTTAGTAAACTAAATAGTCAGCCGGAATTTTTAACTAACGCCCTAACGGGCAAAGTTATAGCCATCTTTGGCGCCGGTAGCGGCATTGGTGAGGCCTGTCTTAAGTTAGCCACTCACTATGGCGCTAAAGTTTATGGCTTTGATAAAAACAGCGCCGACATCACCAATGAAGCAGTCGTTACCGCCGCCATTAACAATATTATACAGCAAGAGGGAAGGCTAGATGGCGTTATTGTAACCGCCGCTGTGCTTAATATGGGGGCACTTAATGGCCGCAGCTTAAGCAGTATCGAGCAAGAAATTAAACTAAATTATCTAGCTAATATTATTGTAGCTAAGGCCAGCTACACCGCTTTAAGTGCCAGCAAAGGTTGTCTTATTATGTTTACCAGTAGCAGCTACACACGCGGACGGGCTTTATATGGCATTTATTCCTCTGTAAAGGCAGCTATAGTCAACCTAACCCAAGCCTTAGCCGAAGAATGGCTGGCCGCCGGCATTAGGGTAAATGTGATTAATCCTGAACGAACCCAAACCGCTATGCGCCTTAAAAACTTTGGTAACGAAGACCCCGTCTTATTATTAAGCGCCGACAAGGTAGCCCAGCAAACCTTAGCCACTTTAGCCAATAATAGCTTAACTGGCCAAGTGGTAGATGTAACCAAAAAGTAAAGCTGGATTAACTTTGGGTAACTATCCCTTTATAGATACCAACCAGAATTTTTCCTTAAAATAGCTAACTCTTCTACTAAAAAATATACAAAAAACATAAGTTATTAATTATGGAGCGGCTAGAGGGGGTAAATTAAAGTTTTTACCAACTATCATTTTGTAGATACCAACCGAAATAAATTTTATTTTTTTATAACCTCTACTAACACAATTAAAGCAAAGGCTCTATTATAGCTGCTATATCACTGTATATGGATTTTTTTTCTTGAATCATTGTTTGTTTTTTAATTTCTAATATATCAAGTTCTTTTACTACTTTATGCACTATATCTAAATCGAAGGGAATTTCAATGTTTCCAATAGTTTTTTTATTCAGAGTCTCACCTTTTGTTGCCCTATTTGTAGTATAATTCAATTTAGGTAATATATAGTACAAATACTTTTTTATTATCTCATTTTCTATAATTAATCCAGCAATAGCTTCATTTGTATATAAAGGCTTTGTTGTAATAGCAACTTTTCCAATGGATAACTTAAAGCTAAACAATAGTGTCCCTGATGGTAAAAGTTTTGAAGGTTTTATCGCTAAATCAGTAATTTTTTCTTCCGAATCATCAATATACATCTCATCTTTTATATCTGAAATTTTAACCCAGGTATGTCTCCCACCAAACCAGTAACCATCTTCATCTCTACTGGGCGTGAATCCGATAATAGCTTCTTTATTCTTTAATAACTCTTTTAGCTTAATAGTTTCTATAGATTTTTCTTTTTTTAAATAATTATTCATTGATAAATTATAATTATTAGATTTAATAATATCTGCATTAATATTAAATGATTTATTTGATGTTTCTTTCCCTTTCCATATTTGCCTTAATAGAATTAAATCATCATCTTTAATCTTCCTTCTTCCTTTTTTACTATCTGTTTTTTTGAAACCATCTTCCATCACATTATAAAACCATATTTTTTTAGTTTTACCACCTTTACTAAAGAATAATATACTTGTAGGTTGGCCAGTATAGGGTTTAAAGACAAAATTATGTAACATAACTACCGCTTCAATATTTGTTTCTTCTAATAAGAGTCGCCTTATTTTAATATATTCGCTTGATGTATCAAATAAAACACCTTCAGGAACAATTATCGCAGCTCTTCCATATTCATTTAGGCTATCAAAAACATGTTTAAGAAAAATGGGATTTGCGTCTGTTGTATTAAACCCATAATAAGAGCCAAAATCTGTCTTTTGAGAAAAAGCAAAATTGGTTAGTACAACATCATATTTCTCCTTAACAGGAAATTCTAGAGAATCTTTTTGCTCAATATTATTATGCCCATCACCCATAATAATCATATTCATTTTTGCAATTCTTGATGTAGTAGATATTTCTCTCCCAAAAACTGTTTTGTTTTCTAAAATGTCAATATTTTCTTTCGTGTTTTTGCATTTATTTTTTATATTTTTAAAAGATTCTATCAAAAAGCCACCTGTTCCACAGCAAGGATCGTATATGGTTTCTTCAAACTTTAGATCAATAAGTTCAACCATTAGCTTCACTATATGCCTAGGTGTAAAATACTCTCCCAAATCATTACCAACGCTAATAGAATTTTTTAAAAAATACTCAAAAGCATCTCCTTTAATGTCAGAGTTAGTATCTAATAGATTTCCAATTTGCGATATTTTATTGACAATATTTTTAAGATTATCTGCTCTATTAATTAAAAGCTTTTTATTAAAAATATCAGAAGAGTTATTATACTCTTTATCAAATCTTGGTAAAATAATCCTATTAATATATTCATATAATTCTTCTGAATTTTTATTTTTATAACTATCCCAGCAATATATTTGTTCTAACCTTCTTTTTTCACCATTTTCTCCTCGGCTCTGCTCTATATCACTAATTAACTTTAAAAATAATAAATTAGTAAATTCTGTAAAACGTTCTCTCCCCTCACTTAATCCATCTCTTCTTAAAATGTCATTA
This portion of the Spirochaetaceae bacterium genome encodes:
- a CDS encoding trypsin-like peptidase domain-containing protein — translated: MRNILTMVLLLSLALSLQAQQNLRELVVQITASFDEDNNQAGTGFIWVSNGVNFIVTNRHVIERDGKVSNYFKVATALADGRIIIFPYSLFGDIWYDRTKPELDLAIIPFLNEERPFTRGLPIGGNVSDGTAIWAAGYPSSSWRLTNGVVSNSRFIIENQRYIEHTAEIAGGNFGGPLLTQDSNGNFTIVGVNTRRDDPAVKIPNNNNNPAITGRVAGNINQNFAIPASTLTQFLATFQREWERSYRDPELSDKIYRVQIVPTQNPASQALTEVIPLSQNLSTQPNASLTTLFPDTNLRNAVAQSLGRNSNLTGQALINALAEIRELRAANKNISNAGGIEHLTGLIVLVLNSNRLTTIDVSRLTQLSELYLWDNQLTSLNVNNNTNLALLSLSSNRLTNLDISNNTLLNWLGIANMPGLHLNETRLPNTVIR
- the ispD gene encoding 2-C-methyl-D-erythritol 4-phosphate cytidylyltransferase, which encodes MKNYAIILSSGSGERTGLNQPKQFHKIAGKTIIEHTLDSFERHNQIDAIILVVAENYYDYHLQLITAAGYQKVIKVVCGGNSRQQSSYHGLMAINETEALVLIHDAVRPFIQSTTITNVIEALTTYNAVDTALPSPDTLIEVDGNGFIKAIPPRKYFMRGQTPQGFKLSLIKKAHQLANQEGNTTVTDDCGLIYYYKLASIKVVAGDDFNHKITYPVDVALADKLFQLKSVSKLNSQPEFLTNALTGKVIAIFGAGSGIGEACLKLATHYGAKVYGFDKNSADITNEAVVTAAINNIIQQEGRLDGVIVTAAVLNMGALNGRSLSSIEQEIKLNYLANIIVAKASYTALSASKGCLIMFTSSSYTRGRALYGIYSSVKAAIVNLTQALAEEWLAAGIRVNVINPERTQTAMRLKNFGNEDPVLLLSADKVAQQTLATLANNSLTGQVVDVTKK
- a CDS encoding N-6 DNA methylase, whose translation is MPKLTKPLESATRIKINNWLINLGWCLDESSANCNVYTERARTIEENKKLTGNKPDYILYDSVTLEPLAIIEAKRQGGNLDEALSQAITKYARPLNIKIVFITDGLFIQSYHIDEQDYLYYNADIVTDFLSEKRLKLFIKNGSKIFSEQKVIYSKIELIKIFEEANDILRRDGLSEGRERFTEFTNLLFLKLISDIEQSRGENGEKRRLEQIYCWDSYKNKNSEELYEYINRIILPRFDKEYNNSSDIFNKKLLINRADNLKNIVNKISQIGNLLDTNSDIKGDAFEYFLKNSISVGNDLGEYFTPRHIVKLMVELIDLKFEETIYDPCCGTGGFLIESFKNIKNKCKNTKENIDILENKTVFGREISTTSRIAKMNMIIMGDGHNNIEQKDSLEFPVKEKYDVVLTNFAFSQKTDFGSYYGFNTTDANPIFLKHVFDSLNEYGRAAIIVPEGVLFDTSSEYIKIRRLLLEETNIEAVVMLHNFVFKPYTGQPTSILFFSKGGKTKKIWFYNVMEDGFKKTDSKKGRRKIKDDDLILLRQIWKGKETSNKSFNINADIIKSNNYNLSMNNYLKKEKSIETIKLKELLKNKEAIIGFTPSRDEDGYWFGGRHTWVKISDIKDEMYIDDSEEKITDLAIKPSKLLPSGTLLFSFKLSIGKVAITTKPLYTNEAIAGLIIENEIIKKYLYYILPKLNYTTNRATKGETLNKKTIGNIEIPFDLDIVHKVVKELDILEIKKQTMIQEKKSIYSDIAAIIEPLL